A window of the Cystobacter fuscus genome harbors these coding sequences:
- a CDS encoding transposase — protein sequence MESWTRERRVVANAQEHEARDLYEQLYCARGDMENRIKEQQLDLFADRTSAHSLRANQLRLWFASAAYVLLNLLRHFGLRGTEMEWAQASTIRLKLLKVAAIVRVSVRCVVLSLSAAAPVKDLIACIAQQLRQVPTPS from the coding sequence CTGGAGTCTTGGACGCGCGAGCGCCGCGTTGTCGCCAACGCCCAGGAGCACGAGGCCCGGGATCTGTACGAACAGCTCTACTGCGCCCGCGGCGACATGGAGAACCGCATCAAGGAGCAGCAGTTGGACCTCTTCGCCGACAGGACCAGCGCCCACTCCCTGCGCGCAAACCAGTTGCGCCTCTGGTTTGCCTCCGCCGCGTACGTCCTGCTGAACCTGCTGCGCCACTTCGGCCTACGCGGCACCGAGATGGAGTGGGCGCAGGCGAGCACCATCCGGTTGAAGCTGCTCAAGGTTGCCGCCATCGTCCGCGTCAGCGTCCGCTGCGTCGTGCTCTCGCTCAGCGCGGCTGCGCCGGTGAAGGACCTCATCGCGTGCATCGCCCAACAGCTCCGCCAGGTCCCAACTCCCTCCTGA
- a CDS encoding DUF4288 domain-containing protein, with product MRGKAKTWYAASVVLFFRLKSGRQRKFTVWENVYLIAARTPAEALARAEERGRQATDPQDEITWNGKPAEIVFGGIRKLITCAADPILSNQALVTRLHDGVEATYSSFTVNSKAELDALIRGESVAVLYDEG from the coding sequence TTGAGAGGCAAAGCGAAAACGTGGTATGCTGCCAGTGTTGTTTTGTTTTTTCGACTCAAGAGCGGCCGTCAAAGGAAATTCACCGTCTGGGAGAATGTCTATTTGATTGCTGCGCGGACTCCAGCAGAGGCGCTGGCTCGTGCTGAGGAGCGCGGACGGCAGGCGACCGACCCACAAGACGAAATCACATGGAATGGAAAGCCCGCTGAGATTGTTTTTGGTGGAATCAGGAAGCTGATTACGTGTGCGGCGGACCCAATCCTTTCCAATCAGGCATTGGTCACAAGGCTTCACGACGGAGTCGAGGCCACTTATTCTTCGTTCACGGTCAATAGCAAGGCTGAATTGGATGCCTTGATTCGAGGGGAATCTGTTGCCGTTCTTTATGACGAAGGCTAA
- a CDS encoding IS701 family transposase, translating to MSSSAVVSDHQEVVLVSKWTQAWRKVQGWVQRHFARPETRASVESFLQGLLARVERKNSWGLSEEMGQATPYAFQHLLNGAQWDEEALRDDVLTYAREQLGEGGILAVDETGFLKKGDKSAGVARQYTGTAGRIENCQVGVFLAYVTPKGHTLVDRELYLPEHWLEDAERCRQAGIPEDKRFATKPELARAMVKRALSAGLRPAWIVGDEVYGRDGELRRFLESHAQRYVLAVASNTYAWRGIEQVTAGRVLKEVEKQEWTRLSAGAGAKGPRWYNWARVRVNAHAGTQARWFLFRKNLSDEKDVAFYLVHAPDTTTLAAMVEAAGNRWPVEECFESAKGEVGLDEYEVRRWRGWYRHMTLCLVAHAFLAAARVEANKPEEKPIPKRLGPPHRRSRMEAFRRRQGLCSSASVFKK from the coding sequence ATGTCGAGCAGCGCAGTCGTTTCTGACCACCAAGAGGTGGTTCTCGTGAGCAAATGGACTCAGGCCTGGCGCAAGGTCCAGGGATGGGTCCAACGGCACTTCGCGCGGCCGGAGACACGCGCCTCGGTCGAGTCGTTCCTTCAGGGCTTGCTGGCACGAGTGGAGCGCAAGAATTCCTGGGGCTTGAGCGAGGAGATGGGCCAGGCGACGCCCTATGCTTTTCAACATCTGCTCAATGGAGCGCAGTGGGACGAGGAGGCGCTGCGCGATGACGTGTTGACGTATGCCCGAGAGCAGTTGGGAGAAGGGGGAATACTGGCTGTCGATGAGACAGGCTTCCTGAAGAAGGGAGACAAGTCCGCGGGAGTAGCCCGGCAGTACACCGGCACAGCGGGACGCATTGAGAATTGCCAGGTCGGCGTCTTTCTGGCCTACGTCACCCCCAAGGGGCATACGCTGGTGGACCGAGAATTGTACTTGCCCGAGCATTGGTTGGAGGACGCGGAGAGATGTCGCCAGGCAGGAATTCCAGAGGACAAGCGCTTCGCGACCAAGCCCGAGTTGGCAAGAGCCATGGTGAAGCGAGCGTTGAGCGCGGGGCTTCGTCCGGCCTGGATAGTGGGAGACGAAGTGTATGGACGGGATGGAGAGTTGCGACGGTTTCTGGAGAGCCACGCGCAACGGTATGTGCTGGCGGTGGCGTCCAACACCTACGCATGGCGCGGAATAGAGCAAGTCACAGCGGGCAGGGTATTGAAAGAGGTGGAGAAACAAGAATGGACGAGGCTGTCGGCGGGAGCGGGAGCCAAAGGACCGCGGTGGTACAACTGGGCGCGAGTGCGGGTCAACGCGCATGCAGGGACCCAGGCGCGATGGTTTCTCTTCCGCAAAAACTTGTCGGATGAAAAGGACGTGGCGTTCTATCTGGTCCATGCACCAGACACCACGACATTGGCCGCCATGGTGGAAGCGGCCGGCAACCGATGGCCCGTGGAGGAATGTTTTGAGTCGGCCAAGGGAGAGGTGGGGTTGGACGAGTATGAAGTGAGGCGCTGGAGAGGGTGGTATCGGCACATGACGTTGTGCTTGGTAGCCCATGCGTTCTTGGCCGCTGCGAGGGTGGAGGCCAACAAACCCGAGGAAAAACCCATCCCAAAACGCCTGGGCCCGCCGCACCGAAGAAGCCGCATGGAAGCGTTTCGACGGCGGCAGGGCCTGTGCTCATCCGCTTCAGTATTCAAGAAGTGA